Proteins from a single region of Numenius arquata chromosome Z, bNumArq3.hap1.1, whole genome shotgun sequence:
- the LOC141477510 gene encoding riboflavin kinase-like — MRHLPYFCRGEVVKGFGRGSKELGIPTANFSEQVVKSFPSDISTGIYCGWACVGNGDVHKMVLSIGWNPFYKNIKKSVETHIIHAFKDDFYGEILSVVIIGYIRSEKNFSSLEALILAIQEDTEEAKRQLDLPEHLKLKEDNFFHLPEGKTVNH; from the exons ATGAGGCACCTGCCCTACTTCTGCCGCGGGGAGGTGGTGAAGGGCTTCGGCAGAGGCTCCAAGGAGCTGGGCATCCCCACCG CTAACTTTTCTGAACAAGTAGTCAAAAGCTTTCCATCTGATATCTCCACTGGTATATACTGTGGATGGGCCTGTGTTGGAAATGGAGATGTACATAAAATGGTTTTGAGCATAGGATGGAATCCTTTCTATAAGAATATTAAGAAATCAGTG gaaACACACATTATCCACGCTTTCAAAGATGACTTTTATGGAGAGATTCTTAGCGTAGTCATTATTGGATATATTCGATCAGAAAAAAACTTCAGTTCTTTAG agGCACTCATTTTGGCAATTCAAGAAGACACCGAAGAGGCAAAAAGACAGCTAGATTTACCAGAGCATCTTAAACTCAAAGAAGACAACTTCTTTCATCTGCCAGAAGGCAAAACAGTAAACCACTAA